GTGCTGCAAATCAAACCAAATTGAATCTTGGCATCTCCTTCTTTGGACTAGCTAGCTAGGAAAGCAAGCATATGTAAAAGTGAAGGCGTGTAGGCGTATACATCTAGGTAAGGACGCGTGCATGTTATATAGATCAATAGGGTTGCAATTGGCGGCAGGTTATTTAGTAGGACAGACCCCTAAACCAAGCAATACAAAGATAAGGATCAGCTCCAAAAATGCCTTCGTGTAAGCATACGCACACACATCACGTAGTAGTATTAGGATTGACCTTAAGTCAAGCTATACAAAGATAAGGATCATCTCTGACAACCTGCCTTGTATACAACACACAAGCACAGCATCACGTACAAGTTACATATGACACGTACACGTATACAAAGCCTATCATTTGACAGCATGCACCTGTCGATCGCCTATAAATTCATCTCCAGTTCGTTCATCCTCTTCCATATCTCAACCCCTCTCGCTTGATAGTACGTCTCATCTAAGCCTCGTATCCATGGCGGCAAAGATGGCGAAGAACGTGGACAAGCCGCTCTTCACGGCGACGTTCAACGTCCAGGCCAGCTCTGCCGACTATGTCACCTTCATCAACGGCATCCGCAACAAGCTCCGCAACCCGGGGCACTCCTCCCACAACCGCCCCGTGCTGCCGCCGATCGAGCCCAACGTCCCGCCGAGCAGGTGGTTCCACATCGTGCTCAAGACATCGCCGGCAAGCACCGGGCTCACGCTCGCCACCCGCGCCGACAACCTCTACTGGGAGGGCTTCAAGAGCAGCGACGGCACCTGGTGGGAGCTCACCCCCGGACTCATCCCCGGCGCCACCCACGTTGGGTTCGGCGGCACGTATCGCGACCTCCTCGGCGACACCGACAAGCTGACCAACGTCGCTCTCGGCCGGCAGCAGATGGCGGACGCGGTGACCGCGCTCTACGGGCGCACCAAGGCCGACAAGACCTCCGGCCCGAAGCAGCAGCAGGCGAGGGAGGCGGTGACGACGCTGCTCCTCATGGTGCACGAGGCCACGCGGTTCCAGACCGTGTCGGGGTTCGTGGCTGGAGTGCTGCACCCCAAGGAGAAGAAGAGCGGGAGGATCGGCAATGAGATGAAGGCCCAGGTGAACGGATGGCAGGACCTGTCCGAAGCGCTGCTGAAGACGGACGCGAAGCCCCCGCCGGGAAAGGCGCCAGCGAAGTTCACGCCGATCGAGAAGATGGGCGTGAGGACGGCGGAGCAGGCGGCCGCCACCCTGGGGATCCTGCTGTTCGTCCAGGTGCCCGGTGGGATGACGGTGGCCCAGGCGCTGGAGCTGTTTCATAAGAGTGGGGGGAAATAGGTAGTAGTTGTGCAGGTATATCTGCATGGGTATTGTACAAGTCGAATAAACATGTCACAGAGTGACTGAATGATATAAATAAATAAATGTCACAGAGTCAGTGAATGATATGAATAAATAAACATGTCTAGTTTATATTGGGTCCAACCATAGAATTGCTATCCAACATATGTT
Above is a window of Triticum dicoccoides isolate Atlit2015 ecotype Zavitan chromosome 5B, WEW_v2.0, whole genome shotgun sequence DNA encoding:
- the LOC119312498 gene encoding protein synthesis inhibitor II-like — encoded protein: MAAKMAKNVDKPLFTATFNVQASSADYVTFINGIRNKLRNPGHSSHNRPVLPPIEPNVPPSRWFHIVLKTSPASTGLTLATRADNLYWEGFKSSDGTWWELTPGLIPGATHVGFGGTYRDLLGDTDKLTNVALGRQQMADAVTALYGRTKADKTSGPKQQQAREAVTTLLLMVHEATRFQTVSGFVAGVLHPKEKKSGRIGNEMKAQVNGWQDLSEALLKTDAKPPPGKAPAKFTPIEKMGVRTAEQAAATLGILLFVQVPGGMTVAQALELFHKSGGK